NNNNNNNNNNNNNNNNNNNNNNNNNNNNNNNNNNNNNNNNNNNNNNNNNNNNNNNNNNNNNNNNNNNNNNNNNNNNNNNNNNNNNNNNNNNNNNNNNNNNNNNNNNNNNNNNNNNNNNNNNNNNNNNNNNNNNNNNNNNNNNNNNNNNNNNNNNNNNNNNNNNNNNNNNNNNNNNNNNNNNNNNNNNNNNNNNNNNNNNNNNNNNNNNNNNNNNNNNNNNNNNNNNNNNNNNNNNNNNNNNNNNNNNNNNNNNNNNNNNNNNNNNNNNNNNNNNNNNNNNNNNNNNNNNNNNNNNNNNNNNNNNNNNNNNNNNNNNNNNNNNNNNNNNNNNNNNNNNNNNNNNNNNNNNNNNNNNNNNNNNNNNNNNNNNNNNNNNNNNNNNNNNNNNNNNNNNNNNNNNNNNNNNNNNNNNNNNNNNNNNNNNNNNNNNNNNNNNNNNNNNNNNNNNNNNNNNNNNNNNNNNNNNNNNNNNNNNNNNNNNNNNNNNNNNNNNNNNNNNNNNNNNNNNNNNNNNNNNNNNNNNNNNNNNNNNNNNNNNNNNNNNNNNNNNNNNNNNNNNNNNNNNNNNNNNNNNNNNNNNNNNNNNNNNNNNNNNNNNNNNNNNNNNNNNNNNNNNNNNNNNNNNNNNNNNNNNNNNNNNNNNNNNNNNNNNNNNNNNNNNNNNNNNNNNNNNNNNNNNNNNNNNNNNNNNNNNNNNNNNNNNNNNNNNNNNNNNNNNNNNNNNNNNNNNNNNNNNNNNNNNNNNNNNNNNNNNNNNNNNNNNNNNNNNNNNNNNNNNNNNNNNNNNNNNNNNNNNNNNNNNNNNNNNNNNNNNNNNNNNNNNNNNNNNNNNNNNNNNNNNNNNNNNNNNNNNNNNNNNNNNNNNNNNNNNNNNNNNNNNNNNNNNNNNNNNNNNNNNNNNNNNNNNNNNNNNNNNNNNNNNNNNNNNNNNNNNNNNNNNNNNNNNNNNNNNNNNNNNNNNNNNNNNNNNNNNNNNNNNNNNNNNNNNNNNNNNNNNNNNNNNNNNNNNNNNNNNNNNNNNNNNNNNNNNNNNNNNNNNNNNNNNNNNNNNNNNNNNNNNNNNNNNNNNNNNNNNNNNNNNNNNNNNNNNNNNNNNNNNNNNNNNNNNNNNNNNNNNNNNNNNNNNNNNNNNNNNNNNNNNNNNNNNNNNNNNNNNNNNNNNNNNNNNNNNNNNNNNNNNNNNNNNNNNNNNNNNNNNNNNNNNTTTTAAATGAAATTCAACCTTTTGGAAAAAAAAAAAAAAAAAAACTACAAGGGTAGATTAGGTGTGGTTCAGTTTACAGATTACGAACGAACTCTCTGCTTGTGGTTGCTAGAAGATGCTGCTGGGATAAATAAATGGTCAACAAATATCTATGAACTGCCTCTTTCGTGGAAACATCCATGTACCGAAAATTTTCAAATTGTAGGAATGACTCGTACGTGTGATATTGTCTTGTCGCCATGCAAGTTCTCGGACCCTTTTTATGTTTTTTACTACAATGTTGAGAGGAAGACTTTGGCAAGAACTGAAATACAAGGGTTGCAAGGGTTGCAAGAGTTGAAGTGTGACCGTCCTTTAGTTTATATATTTCCAGATTATGTAGAGGATCTGAGGCTTATGGAAAGTCTTTTTTAGGGCTTTTTGTTATTGCCACTTCTTCTTTTCTATTTTTTTTTTTTTTTTCCTTCTTTTCTATTTGGTTTTGAAGATTCTGTAATACGCGGTGGTTAGTGAGATTTAGGCATCAGAAGAATATATCGAGCACGTAGTTATGCAGCTAATTACTAAATTTTGAACACCTTTGTCTCGACTTTGCTGGAGTTGTTTTTATAAAACATTCATAATGTTGATCATCTAGGTCTTGTTATTAACATTTTGCAAATCTTGGTTTATTAATGAAAGTCATTACTATATATGCTCTGCTTTTTGAATCTTTCTTGGTTTCCTTCTATCTGCTGAACCATATTTCCTCTGTTAAAACCTGATAAATCACTTTCTAAAGTGCCCAGCTCAAACTTAGCAGGGGGAGTGATGGTGGACTTGTTTTGGACCCAGTAGAAGATCTCACCAGAGCGCCACCATGTCTCCTTATTCACGACATTTTAGGGGTCGTTTTGAAAATTCTGGTAACATAGAGAGCTCTGAAGCAGGGGAATCAAGTACTTATCTATGTCCCAGACAAGAACGTATCGTAAGCATATAGTGTTATCAACGAACAAAGTTCTACTGCAAGAACTGCGGACAGGAGGGTTTGTGGAGGGAAAGGCCATAACCTAAGAACCTGTCCTAAGTCGAAATCAATGGTCACTAAAGGCATTTCCACTAGGTATCATCAATGTGGAAAATGCGGTGAGAGTGGTCACAACAGTAGAACATGCTAGAGGCTGGTCAGAGTAAAACCCAGTGAGGGTGGTGATGAAGATGGTGTTGGTGAGAGAGCATATGCTTGTGGGTTATGGAAGAAAAAGGGACATAATGTAAGAACATGTCCAAGTAAACGAGCTTCAGACAGTGATAATTTTTGTTTAGAACTATAAATCCTCGGCAAAACACCTAATAGTATAACGACCTTATACAGTGACATTTGGTACTTTGGTCGGCGCCAGTATCACATACAAACGGTCTCTACCACACAAGTTGTACTACATAAGACCACAAACTTCCAACAAGACTTCGACACGTGGCCTGTTGAGGTGAATCAGAAAACCATAAACTTGTTTTGTTTTCCACAACCAGTTACATTTCTCCCATACTAATTTTAGCATGATAACTCCAAAATCCCAATGGTTATACCAAAGTCTTTGGTAATTTCACTGCTTCTTTCCTTTTGTTACTTTCTTTCATATCAATCTGGATTTAACTAAACTATATTTATTTCACTCACTTCTTTGTCAACATAATATCTTCATTTTTAATAATTTCAAAAGTTTGATTAATATGGGGTAGCTACGATATTCGATAAGACCTATATATGACATAGAGTTCTCGAAATAGCAAGTCCTGGAATTACCAAAGTAAGGAACCAGTAAAAAAAGTACTTGTCCTAATTTCGACATGGGTCATGGTTTAATCTACAAAGTTGCAATAGAAATTGTGTTTCTTCTATTTAATATAGGGTTAAATTGCTATATAGACATATATGGATATTTAGTTGCAAAAATGATTCATATATATGAAAATTGTTGAAGATAACTTATTTTTCCTTTTTGTTTTCAGCTTCAAATTAGTCTCAATCTACAGTCCAGCCAAGAAAACATACTAAGGAAAAGACCAGAGGTTAAAACGACACATTATATGAAGCAAGTGAGATAGACAGAGATGATCAAATCAAATGAAAGCAATAAACATCAATCACAGGGGAAGAGTGTTAAGCAAATCAACTAATTTTGTTTCAACTTTATTTCATTTGTTCTACACGTTAGTTCAAAGTTTTGTTTTCTTTTCTTTTTGGTAGTGTATAAAGGAGAGAAAATAGAGTTTGCTATATGACTAAGTGAAATAAGAGAACCACAAAAACAAGCCTTCCATGACTGTGCCATCAAGAAAGTAGCTTTGTTTTCCATCCCAAACTGTCAAAGGTCTCTCTTCATCTATACATTAATCAAACACTTTCTCTCTCTCTCATCAATGTTCCTTTGAGACTAATGCTCCTCCTTATCTTCTTCTTCATATAAACCACATATCTCCTCCTCCATATCTTAACAATTTCATAGCAAACCCTAAAACTGAGAAGAGAGAGAAAAAAGATGGGTAGAGGGAAGATAGAGATAAAGAGGATAGAGAACGCAAACAACAGAGTGGTGACGTTCTCAAAGCGGAGGAATGGGTTGGTGAAGAAGGCCAAAGAGATCACGGTTCTTTGCGATGCAAAAGTTGCTCTCATAGTCTTTGCAAGTAATGGTAAGATGACTGATTATTGTTGTCCTTCCATGGACCTTGGTGCTATGTTAGACCAATATCAGAAGTTATCTGGCAAGAAACTATGGGATGCTAAGCATGAGGTACTCTCTCTTTGATATAATCTAAAGTTTCATTGTCTCAAAAAATATTCTATGACCATTGATTTTCATGAATTTCATTGCCTAAAACATGTCAGATCCCTTGAATCTTCAACTCTAGACGCAGATCTACTCTAGTGTTTTGTCTCAAACAAATATTCTGTGCTACATATCATGAAATTGATTCTTTATTTATGTTTTCCTAAAATATGTCAAAAAGATAAACCATGAACCCTAGATGCAGATCTACAAAGCTTTCTTTTGTGTGTTAAGCCTATCAAGCCTCTTTATTGATTCTCTTGTACTCAAACAAGACATGGAGCCACAAAACATGGAAGTTATTCTCTTCTTTCCATTGTTTTCTTTTATTAGTGCTTAGTTTTAAAGCTCTTGATGAATATATTCTACAGTAAAAAACATATTGCATTCACAACCTGTATTTTGAAACCATAAAAGACAATCTTAAGTGTGTTAGATCCATAAGTAGTTTCATTATTAGGTCATGATTATGGAGAAAAAAACCTGGGGAGTGATATTACTGATGAAAATGTCTGAACAGTTTACCGATTTTACATTTGTGATTTTCGAAACTAATTAAAAACTGGGAAGTACTGTTGAATAGACTTTTTTACAACAGGTTTAGTCAAAATATTATATTTTTATTAATTAGTTCTGACACTGATAGGTTTTGTTCTCATATATCTCTATACAGTAATAAGCTTTCATAGAGTTGTAAGCCATTTAAGTGACTGCCTAGTAATATCTGTGTATCTGCATATATATACTTTTTACATAAAGCGTGAATGTGTATATATATATATGTATTTATCTGCATAAATCATGAACATATAGAGATCGTCATGCATAACCAGATCTGAGTCTCCAGTTTCTTTTTAAGACATATTTTATGTCTAGTATATAGACAAGGGAATTTTTAGTTTGATCTAAATTCTTAAAAACCAATTTTGCTCATCTAATACACATCCAAATAATTTTGGTCTCCAGAACCTCAGCAATGAGATTGACAGGATCAAGAAAGAGAATGATAACTTGCAACTTGAGCTCAGGTCAATCTTCACCCTTGCCACATCTTTACACTAGTATATATAAAACGCTTGGTTAAAAATGTTAAATATCAATATAAATGAGAAATGCATATAAATCTTGAAT
The DNA window shown above is from Brassica oleracea var. oleracea cultivar TO1000 chromosome C3, BOL, whole genome shotgun sequence and carries:
- the LOC106332386 gene encoding floral homeotic protein PISTILLATA codes for the protein MGRGKIEIKRIENANNRVVTFSKRRNGLVKKAKEITVLCDAKVALIVFASNGKMTDYCCPSMDLGAMLDQYQKLSGKKLWDAKHENLSNEIDRIKKENDNLQLELRHLKGEDIQSLNLKNLMAVEHAIEHGLDKVRDHQMEYLMTKRRNEKMLAEENRQLSFQLQQQEMAIASNARGMMMRDHDGQFGYRVQPIQPNLQEKIMSLVID